A window of Balearica regulorum gibbericeps isolate bBalReg1 chromosome Z, bBalReg1.pri, whole genome shotgun sequence contains these coding sequences:
- the FBXO4 gene encoding F-box only protein 4 isoform X2: MAAGGAEERGGLEAAVRALPEEAGEVSALQALPIDVQLNIMSFLSPQDLCHLGSTSCYWRAAVQDPLLWRYFLLRDLPFWTSVDWKSLPDVEVFNKAFSDVSDNVLYDYMAVYKKSCPQSRRSLKSSRPRYGAVTSFLQSLVTQAEPRFAMFGPGLEELDDSLVQKMMTCPEILLVAGLPQRQIHGIGSGVSFQFNNNQKFNILTLYSTTSVERRRARAEQAVAVNKMFYQENSIVGNQQAVHYSVIAQVKKVCEVVNGFIYVANAEAHKKHDRQEELARILAMIDPALGPPNRPLLVLSCVSHVGVKRIPCVYMAHQLQLNLLRQPWMVQDTVAATLAGLLNGIEWLLEEANCKNAQ; the protein is encoded by the exons ATGGCGGCCGGTGGAGCGGAGGAACGGGGAGGTTTGGAAGCCGCCGTGCGGG CGCTCCCAGAGGAGGCGGGGGAGGTGAGCGCTTTGCAGGCGCTGCCG ATCGACGTGCAGCTGAACATCATGTCCTTCCTCTCGCCCCAAGATTTGTGCCATTTGGGAAGCACGAGTTGTTATTGGAGGGCGGCTGTGCAAGATCCGTTGTTGTGGAGGTATTTTCTCCTGAGGGATCTCCCCTTTTGGACATCCGTTGATTGGAAATCACTCCCAGATGTGGAGGTTTTTAATAAAGCCTTTTCAGATGTCAGCGATAACGTGCTGTATGATTACATGGCAGT ATATAAAAAAAGCTGTCCTCAGAGTAGAAGAAGTTTGAAATCAAGCCGTCCCCGGTATGGGGCTGTGACTTCCTTTTTGCAATCACTGGTCACTCAGGCAGAACCTCGCTTTGCTATGTTTGGACCGGGCTTGGAAGAACTGGACGACTCTTTAGTGCAAAAGATGATGACATGCCCAGAAATTCTGCTAGTAGCTGGCTTACCTCAAAGACAAATTCATG gaATTGGATCAGGAGTCAGTTTTCAGTTTAATAACAATCAAAAATTCAATATTCTGACATTGTATTCAACCACCAG tgtggaaaggaggagagcGAGGGCAGAGCAAGCTGTTGCTGTGAATAAGATGTTCTACCAAGAGAACAGCATAGTAGGGAATCAGCAAGCCGTGCACTACAGTGTAATAGCTCAAGTGAAAAAGGTGTGCGAAGTAGTCAATGGATTCATTTATGTTGCTAATGCAGAAGCTCATAAAA aGCATGATCGTCAAGAGGAACTGGCTCGTATTTTGGCAATGATTGATCCAGCCCTCGGGCCTCCGAACAGACCTCTGCTAGTTTTGTCTTGTGTCTCTCATGTTGGTGTGAAAAGAATTCCTTGTGTTTACATGGCACATCAGTTGCAACTAAATCTGCTACGTCAGCCCTGGATG gtgCAGGACACTGTAGCTGCAACTTTGGCTGGATTGCTAAATGGAATTGAATGGCTCCTGGAAGAAGCAAATTGTAAAAATGCACAGTAA
- the RIMOC1 gene encoding LOW QUALITY PROTEIN: RAB7A-interacting MON1-CCZ1 complex subunit 1 (The sequence of the model RefSeq protein was modified relative to this genomic sequence to represent the inferred CDS: deleted 2 bases in 1 codon) — protein MRRSPLHQTLPPHRPTGGRPCSVPSHPGRAGAAHQWEERPFSARGPYAAAAARLSPPQRQAPRAGPPSRPPRTTPAASRVAGRGDRRLRWRPGGVEAGGAVSALRPRLAALGRRLAGPREAGGDDTFLAKGSATLEKLKDLCNKGREHPSTLLQLYTQAVLDITYFEENQLVDEDFPEESSLQKVKELTCILSEPEDLLRECNINEEPIKILGAELLECLYWRKGALLYMYCHTAKERSEWLRENIAIFKKCLNDGVHYLMKMLSFRCPLQLNEDDSLQDKDTARLLSEGIFSDTHLLAIMYSGEMCFWGLQHCGERKQESLETIDPVSNSDLGCRSQTVSLDFREMGKNMLTKYVAVCEGPLKGQGWNTTTAKQMLCYFVKSHN, from the exons ATGCGGCGGTCCCCGCTGCACCAGACCCTACCCCCACACCGCCCCACCGGTGGGCGGCCGTGCTccgtcccatcccatcccggCAGGGCAGGCGCCGCGCATCAGTGGGAGGAGCGGCCCTTCAGCGCCCGCGGCCCTTACGCTGCTGCGGCTGCGCGCCTCTCCCCGCCCCAACGGCAGGCGCCGCGGGCTGGCCCGCCCTCACGGCCGCCCCGAACCACCCCCGCCGCGTCGCGCGTAGCGGGGCGCGGTGACCGGCGCCTGCGATGGCGGCCG GGGGGTGTTGAGGCGGGGGGTGCGGTGTCCGCGCTGCGGCCCCGGCTGGCGGCACTGGGCCGGCGGTTGGCGGGGCCCAGGGAAGCGGGCGGCGACG ATACCTTCTTAGCAAAGGGCTCTGCTACTCTGGAGAAATTGAAGGACCTCTGTAACAAAGGGAGAGAACATCCTTCCACGCTTTTACAGCTCTATACCCAG GCCGTCTTAGACATTACTTATTTTGAGGAAAACCAGCTTGTGGATGAAGATTTCCCAGAAGAATCTTCTTTGCAAAAAGTTAAAGAACTTACTTGTATTCTTTCAGAACCAGAAGATCTACTGAGGGAATGCAACATAAATGAAGAA CCCATCAAGATCCTTGGTGCAGAGTTGTTAGAGTGTCTTTACTGGAGAAAAGGAGCCCTGCTTTACATGTATTGTCatacagcaaaagaaaggagTGAATGGCTGCGAGAAAATATTGCCATATTTAAAAAG TGTCTTAATGATGGAGTTCATTACTTGATGAAGATGCTTAGCTTTAGATGCCCTCTTCAGCTAAATGAAGATGACTCACTTCAAGATAAAGACACAGCTAGATTACTCAGtgaag GTATATTTAGTGACACTCACTTACTGGCGATCATGTACAGTGGAGAAATGTGCTTCTGGGGACTGCAACACTGTGgagaaaggaagcaggaaaGCCTTGAGACAATAGATCCTGTCTCTAACAGCGACCTGGGCTGCAGATCACAGACCGTGTCGCTGGATTTCCGAGAAATGGGCAAAAACATGTTAACGAAGTATGTGGCTGTATGTGAGGGACCTTTAAAAGGCCAAGGGTGGAACACaacaactgcaaaacaaatgttGTGTTACTTTGTGAAATCACACAACTAA
- the FBXO4 gene encoding F-box only protein 4 isoform X1, which yields MAAGGAEERGGLEAAVRGHLRVLRERWTRGNRERGGTAAFAVPPRPALPEEAGEVSALQALPIDVQLNIMSFLSPQDLCHLGSTSCYWRAAVQDPLLWRYFLLRDLPFWTSVDWKSLPDVEVFNKAFSDVSDNVLYDYMAVYKKSCPQSRRSLKSSRPRYGAVTSFLQSLVTQAEPRFAMFGPGLEELDDSLVQKMMTCPEILLVAGLPQRQIHGIGSGVSFQFNNNQKFNILTLYSTTSVERRRARAEQAVAVNKMFYQENSIVGNQQAVHYSVIAQVKKVCEVVNGFIYVANAEAHKKHDRQEELARILAMIDPALGPPNRPLLVLSCVSHVGVKRIPCVYMAHQLQLNLLRQPWMVQDTVAATLAGLLNGIEWLLEEANCKNAQ from the exons ATGGCGGCCGGTGGAGCGGAGGAACGGGGAGGTTTGGAAGCCGCCGTGCGGGGTCACCTACGAGTCCTCCGGGAGCGCTGGACGCGGGGGAACCGCGAACGCGGCGGTACCGCCGCGTTCGCGGTTCCCCCGCGTCCAGCGCTCCCAGAGGAGGCGGGGGAGGTGAGCGCTTTGCAGGCGCTGCCG ATCGACGTGCAGCTGAACATCATGTCCTTCCTCTCGCCCCAAGATTTGTGCCATTTGGGAAGCACGAGTTGTTATTGGAGGGCGGCTGTGCAAGATCCGTTGTTGTGGAGGTATTTTCTCCTGAGGGATCTCCCCTTTTGGACATCCGTTGATTGGAAATCACTCCCAGATGTGGAGGTTTTTAATAAAGCCTTTTCAGATGTCAGCGATAACGTGCTGTATGATTACATGGCAGT ATATAAAAAAAGCTGTCCTCAGAGTAGAAGAAGTTTGAAATCAAGCCGTCCCCGGTATGGGGCTGTGACTTCCTTTTTGCAATCACTGGTCACTCAGGCAGAACCTCGCTTTGCTATGTTTGGACCGGGCTTGGAAGAACTGGACGACTCTTTAGTGCAAAAGATGATGACATGCCCAGAAATTCTGCTAGTAGCTGGCTTACCTCAAAGACAAATTCATG gaATTGGATCAGGAGTCAGTTTTCAGTTTAATAACAATCAAAAATTCAATATTCTGACATTGTATTCAACCACCAG tgtggaaaggaggagagcGAGGGCAGAGCAAGCTGTTGCTGTGAATAAGATGTTCTACCAAGAGAACAGCATAGTAGGGAATCAGCAAGCCGTGCACTACAGTGTAATAGCTCAAGTGAAAAAGGTGTGCGAAGTAGTCAATGGATTCATTTATGTTGCTAATGCAGAAGCTCATAAAA aGCATGATCGTCAAGAGGAACTGGCTCGTATTTTGGCAATGATTGATCCAGCCCTCGGGCCTCCGAACAGACCTCTGCTAGTTTTGTCTTGTGTCTCTCATGTTGGTGTGAAAAGAATTCCTTGTGTTTACATGGCACATCAGTTGCAACTAAATCTGCTACGTCAGCCCTGGATG gtgCAGGACACTGTAGCTGCAACTTTGGCTGGATTGCTAAATGGAATTGAATGGCTCCTGGAAGAAGCAAATTGTAAAAATGCACAGTAA